GGGAATGAATAAAGTAAATGTGCCGATAGGTGCTTCTCTTTCAGCTCAAATAGGATTTTCTAATGACTGATGACGAACTCAAAGAGTTAGCTGCTCAACTTAAACAACCTTACGGACCAAAGGGTGTAGAAACAGGGGTTATGCTGCATGAGTCCAATCTAAATATGACGCTTAATGCTATCCGTGCTCTTCGCTTAAACAGCCATGATGCTGTTTTTGAATTAGGTCATGGCAATTGCAGTCATCTTGAAGAGCTGTTTTCTTTTGCAGATAATTTGTCTTATCAAGGGTTGGAAATTTCAGATGTGATGATAGCAGAGGCTATACGAATTAATCAAGCATTTGTGGAGCATAAGAAAGCGAACTTTTGTTTGTATGATGGTTGCCACTTTCCTTTTCCCAATGCCTCTTTTGATAAGGGTTTCAGTGTAAATACGCTTTATTTTTGGGAATCTCCACTCAATATGTTGCGTGAAATTGATAGGGTGCTCAAACCGAGAGGTTGTTTTGCAATCACTTTTGGAGATAAAAGCTATTTAGAAAAACAACCCTTTACACGTTATGGATTTGACTTGTATGGCATTGAGGATGTCGAGGAACTTGTCAAGCAAACACAATTTAGGGTGCAACATATAGAACAACAATCCGAAATGATTCAAAGCAAAGCGGGAAACCGAGTGCAAAGAATCTATAATACCATTGTGATTGGGAAATAAAGTAAATTTGGCTTTCTGTTTCTCATTCGTTATTAATCAACAATTTTGTTTTTAATTCGCACTTTCAATGATTTCCATTGTAATACCGATTTTTAATGAAGAAGAGATTCTTCAACAACTCTATGACCGACTTGTCTCAGCTGCGCCATTATGGAAAGAAGACTATGAAGTGATTCTTGTAGATGATGGTTCTTCTGATAATTCATTGGCTATCATGCGCGGTTTTGTAGAGAAAAACCCTTGTTTTAAGGTGGTAAAACTCAGTCGAAATTTTGGACACCAACCGGCAATCTCTGCCGGAATAAAGAGGGCGCAAGGGGATGCAGTGATTATCATGGACGGGGATTTGCAAGACCCACCGGAGGAGCTGCCCCGTTTTTTGGAAAAATGGCGTGAAGGATATCATGTTGTTTATGCTGTAAGAACCAAACGCAAAGAGGGCTTGTTCAAACGTGTTGCTTATAAAGTTTTTTATAGGGTCTTGGCAAGAGTCAGCGATATTGATATTCCAATAGATTCAGGTGATTTTTGTGTGATGGACAGAAAGGTAGTCAATGTGCTGAATGTCGAAATGCCGGAGAATATCCGCTTTGTTAGAGGTCTGAGAGCCTATGCAGGATTTAAACAAATTGGAGTTGCCTATGAACGCGCAGAACGTGCCGGAGGAGAAGTGAAATATACTTTCAGGAAACTTGTTAAACTTGCTGTTGACGGAATCTTTGACTTCTCTACTTTTCCGTTGCGATTGGCAACTTATTTTGGACTCTTTTTATCAATCCCATCATTTATTCTGGGCATATTCTTTATCATACACAGATTGTTGAATTTTAAAGTCTTTGGTTATTCACCACAAGACACGCCCGGTATGGCAACACTGGCTGTTGCAATGTTCTTTCTTGGTGGAGTGTTACTGGTAATTTTGGGTGTGATTGGCGAATATCTCGGAAGAATCTATATTGAGGTTAAGAAACGTCCTTTTTACCTTATAGAAGAAGAGATTGTTAACCAAAACAAGTCGAACTAATTGCGGTAGCTTGCAACTCTAAATGTTACGCTCCAATTGTTGTTTTACTATAGCCAAGCCTTCAACAAAACTGTGAGGCTCATAGCCTAATTCCTTCCTGGATTTACTCAAGTTGAAGCCCGTCTTAGGTGGGCGTTTTGCCGCTTGATTCAAGGTTGTACTACTCACCTCGTTAATGAGGCTGATGTCTAAATTCCAAAATTGTCCAACCGTCCTGACTAAGTCATCTATACGTAATAAGTCCTTGCCTGAAATGTTGTAAATACCTTGTGCTTCATGTTTTTCTGTTAAGTAACAGCCCATTGCTAAATCCTCTGCAAGGGTTGGTGTACGCCATTGGTCATTGACTACTTTAATAGGTGCACCTTTTTCTAATGCACCTTTTGCCCATAATACTATATTGCTTCTGCTCATGTCGCTCACTACGCCATAGACCAATACAGTTCTAAGGATTGCATAATGCTGGGCATGTTGCTGTACTTTTTTCTCCCCTTCCCATTTGCTGTTTCCATAAAAACTCAACGGGTTTGGTAAGTCATCTTCTGTATAGTTGCCTATCGTGCCGTCAAAAATAAAATCGGTTGAAATATGAATGAAGTGAATGTTGAGTGTCGCACAAAGCTTTGCCATGTTTTCTACTGCAGTAACATTGAACAAGGTGCAGTTTTTGGTGTCTGATTCACAGTCATCTACTTGGGTCATGGCGGCTGCATTGATTAATACGTCAGGTTGGATGAGTTCCAAAATCTCTTTTGTCTTTGCAAAATCCGAAATGTCTAATTCTATGTAGTCATATCCGTGCTTTTCGGGATGCCTGTTTGCGCCTCTACCGCTGGCAAAAAGTTTCCTGTCAGGTAGTGTTCTATACAAGTCGGTGAGTTTTTGTCCTAACAAACCATTGCTGCCTGTTACCAATATTTTTTTCATGTTGTGATTTGCGGTTACAAATGTATTGATTTTACTAGGTGCTAATACCATCATTTGAC
The sequence above is drawn from the Bacteroidia bacterium genome and encodes:
- a CDS encoding class I SAM-dependent methyltransferase, producing MTDDELKELAAQLKQPYGPKGVETGVMLHESNLNMTLNAIRALRLNSHDAVFELGHGNCSHLEELFSFADNLSYQGLEISDVMIAEAIRINQAFVEHKKANFCLYDGCHFPFPNASFDKGFSVNTLYFWESPLNMLREIDRVLKPRGCFAITFGDKSYLEKQPFTRYGFDLYGIEDVEELVKQTQFRVQHIEQQSEMIQSKAGNRVQRIYNTIVIGK
- a CDS encoding glycosyltransferase family 2 protein, translating into MISIVIPIFNEEEILQQLYDRLVSAAPLWKEDYEVILVDDGSSDNSLAIMRGFVEKNPCFKVVKLSRNFGHQPAISAGIKRAQGDAVIIMDGDLQDPPEELPRFLEKWREGYHVVYAVRTKRKEGLFKRVAYKVFYRVLARVSDIDIPIDSGDFCVMDRKVVNVLNVEMPENIRFVRGLRAYAGFKQIGVAYERAERAGGEVKYTFRKLVKLAVDGIFDFSTFPLRLATYFGLFLSIPSFILGIFFIIHRLLNFKVFGYSPQDTPGMATLAVAMFFLGGVLLVILGVIGEYLGRIYIEVKKRPFYLIEEEIVNQNKSN
- a CDS encoding SDR family oxidoreductase encodes the protein MMVLAPSKINTFVTANHNMKKILVTGSNGLLGQKLTDLYRTLPDRKLFASGRGANRHPEKHGYDYIELDISDFAKTKEILELIQPDVLINAAAMTQVDDCESDTKNCTLFNVTAVENMAKLCATLNIHFIHISTDFIFDGTIGNYTEDDLPNPLSFYGNSKWEGEKKVQQHAQHYAILRTVLVYGVVSDMSRSNIVLWAKGALEKGAPIKVVNDQWRTPTLAEDLAMGCYLTEKHEAQGIYNISGKDLLRIDDLVRTVGQFWNLDISLINEVSSTTLNQAAKRPPKTGFNLSKSRKELGYEPHSFVEGLAIVKQQLERNI